In a single window of the Sediminicoccus sp. KRV36 genome:
- a CDS encoding FAD-binding domain-containing protein, producing MLDVVWFKRDLRVADHAPLARARGRILPLYIIEPGYWQGGDASPRQWRFLRAALLDLRAELAAIGLPLVVRSGDAVTLLRRLHAERGIATLHSHEETGNLWTYARDRAVGRFCREAGIPWAQTRQFGVARPLASRDGWARFFGATMAAPVTPIPHGLQPAAYLIEGAIPEQPLPWNADDGLLEQQPAGRAAGLALLESFLAGRGRDYRRGMSSPRSAPLVCSRLSAHLAMGSLSMREVIQRVERAGQEFSAMEPRASPIPLGAVQSLRSRLHWHCHFIQKLESEPELEHRAAHPAVQAARIATAPDDPALLAWAEGRTGYPLVDACMRSLIATGWLNFRMRAMVQSFASYHLALDWAASGARLARLFTDYEPGIHWPQVQMQSGATGINTPRIYNPVKQSLDQDPLGEFIARWVPELAHIPAGLRHTPWKLDTPPPGYPQPIVEQATALRAARERLSRMRGAEGFGREAARVFHKHGSRQRRFAQDDPMAERAREAARQAKASRQGLLDL from the coding sequence ATGCTCGATGTGGTCTGGTTCAAACGGGATTTGCGGGTGGCGGATCACGCGCCGCTGGCGCGGGCGCGCGGGCGCATCCTGCCGCTCTACATCATCGAGCCTGGCTATTGGCAGGGGGGGGATGCCTCACCCCGGCAATGGCGCTTCCTGCGCGCGGCGCTGCTCGATCTGCGGGCCGAACTGGCGGCGATCGGCCTGCCCCTGGTGGTGCGCTCGGGCGATGCGGTCACGCTGCTGCGCCGCCTGCATGCCGAACGCGGGATCGCCACGCTGCACAGCCATGAGGAGACAGGCAATCTCTGGACCTATGCGCGGGACCGCGCCGTGGGCCGCTTCTGCCGCGAGGCGGGCATCCCCTGGGCGCAGACGCGGCAATTCGGCGTCGCCCGGCCGCTGGCCTCGCGCGATGGCTGGGCGCGGTTTTTCGGCGCCACCATGGCCGCACCCGTGACACCCATCCCCCACGGCCTGCAACCCGCCGCCTACCTGATCGAGGGTGCGATTCCCGAGCAGCCGCTGCCCTGGAACGCCGATGACGGCCTGCTGGAGCAGCAGCCGGCCGGGCGCGCGGCCGGCCTCGCGCTGCTGGAGAGCTTCCTGGCCGGGCGCGGGCGCGACTATCGGCGGGGCATGTCCTCGCCACGCAGCGCGCCGCTGGTGTGCTCGCGCCTCTCCGCCCATCTCGCCATGGGCAGCCTTTCCATGCGCGAGGTGATCCAGCGGGTGGAGCGCGCCGGGCAGGAATTCTCGGCGATGGAGCCGCGTGCCAGCCCCATCCCGCTGGGCGCCGTGCAGTCGCTCCGCTCCCGCCTGCATTGGCATTGCCACTTCATCCAGAAGCTGGAGAGCGAGCCCGAGCTGGAGCATCGCGCGGCGCACCCGGCGGTCCAGGCGGCGCGGATTGCCACCGCCCCCGATGACCCCGCGCTGCTGGCCTGGGCGGAGGGGCGCACGGGCTATCCCCTGGTGGATGCCTGCATGCGCTCCCTGATCGCGACCGGCTGGCTGAATTTCCGCATGCGCGCGATGGTGCAGAGCTTCGCGAGCTACCACCTCGCGCTGGATTGGGCCGCGAGCGGGGCACGGCTGGCCAGGCTCTTCACCGATTATGAGCCAGGCATCCACTGGCCCCAGGTGCAGATGCAATCGGGTGCGACAGGCATCAACACGCCGCGCATCTACAATCCGGTGAAGCAGAGCCTGGACCAGGACCCGCTTGGCGAATTCATCGCCCGCTGGGTGCCGGAACTGGCGCATATCCCGGCCGGCTTGCGCCACACGCCCTGGAAGCTGGATACGCCGCCGCCCGGATATCCGCAGCCCATCGTGGAGCAGGCGACGGCCCTGCGCGCCGCAAGGGAGCGGCTTTCGCGCATGCGCGGTGCGGAGGGCTTCGGGCGGGAGGCAGCGCGGGTGTTCCACAAGCATGGCAGCCGGCAACGCCGCTTCGCCCAGGACGACCCGATGGCCGAACGCGCGCGTGAGGCCGCCAGACAGGCCAAGGCTAGCCGCCAGGGATTGCTTGATTTATAG
- a CDS encoding creatininase family protein, whose translation MEVRWERRTGPELKALAEQGALPVLPIGSLEQHGPHLPVWTDSFIAHELCVAAAKLATDIPAIVLPPLWTGLSEHHLPFGGTITLDHATLHAVLRCVVRSLQAQGFTRLLIVNGHGGNIDPLHVSVRELAHEFGMAVVVTTWPNVAPVEIAQTLTTQAGIMHACEGETALWLALDPGQVRQDKIEEAAGGNAGVQAPAGYSRFYSFAERAPRTGVKGDPRAATAEKGQAMISAIATNLAQAMRDPVLWTKPERVWDV comes from the coding sequence ATGGAAGTGCGTTGGGAAAGACGAACCGGCCCTGAACTCAAGGCCCTGGCGGAGCAAGGCGCCTTGCCCGTGCTGCCGATCGGCAGCCTGGAGCAGCATGGCCCGCATCTGCCGGTCTGGACCGACAGCTTCATCGCGCATGAACTCTGCGTGGCGGCGGCGAAGCTCGCCACCGACATCCCCGCCATCGTGCTGCCGCCGCTCTGGACCGGGCTGTCCGAGCATCATCTGCCCTTCGGCGGCACCATCACGCTGGACCACGCGACGCTGCATGCCGTGCTGCGCTGCGTCGTGCGCAGCCTTCAGGCCCAGGGCTTCACGCGGCTGCTGATCGTGAACGGGCATGGCGGCAATATTGATCCGCTCCATGTCTCGGTGCGCGAACTCGCGCATGAATTCGGCATGGCGGTGGTGGTGACGACCTGGCCGAATGTGGCCCCGGTCGAGATCGCGCAGACACTCACCACCCAGGCCGGCATCATGCATGCCTGCGAGGGCGAGACGGCGCTCTGGCTGGCGCTGGACCCCGGGCAGGTGCGCCAGGACAAGATCGAGGAAGCGGCCGGCGGCAATGCGGGCGTGCAGGCCCCGGCCGGCTATTCGCGCTTCTACAGCTTCGCCGAACGCGCGCCCCGCACCGGCGTGAAGGGCGACCCGCGTGCCGCAACCGCCGAGAAGGGCCAGGCGATGATCAGCGCCATCGCCACCAACCTGGCCCAGGCGATGCGCGACCCGGTGCTCTGGACCAAGCCGGAGCGCGTCTGGGACGTGTAG
- the cysK gene encoding cysteine synthase A has protein sequence MDAESPPSRHRLRASILETVGETPSVLLPRLMAAEGLRARLALKLEFFNPAGSVKDRIGLAMVEAAEAAGLIAPERSVLVEPTSGNTGIALAFVAAAKGYRLIVVMPDGASIERRKMLKLLGAELELTPAKRGMAGAISRAEEIVTRTKGAWMPRQFDNDANPAIHARTTAEEIWRDTAGEVDVVMGGIGTGGTLTGIARALKPRKPGLRVIGIEPAESAVLNGDEPGPHRIQGIGAGFCPGVLDLAGLDGVERVAEREAFAAARQVARLDGVPVGISSGAVLHAMIRLARQPGMEGKLILGIAASFAERYLSTELFEGL, from the coding sequence ATGGACGCCGAATCGCCCCCATCCCGCCACCGCCTGCGCGCCAGCATCCTCGAAACGGTGGGCGAGACGCCCAGCGTGCTGCTGCCCCGGCTGATGGCGGCCGAGGGGTTGCGGGCGCGGCTGGCCCTCAAGCTGGAATTCTTCAACCCGGCCGGCTCCGTGAAGGACCGCATCGGCCTCGCCATGGTCGAGGCGGCGGAGGCGGCCGGGCTGATCGCGCCCGAACGCTCGGTCCTGGTCGAGCCGACTTCGGGCAATACCGGCATCGCGCTGGCCTTCGTGGCGGCGGCGAAGGGCTATCGGCTGATCGTGGTGATGCCCGACGGCGCGTCCATCGAACGGCGCAAGATGCTGAAGCTCCTGGGGGCGGAACTGGAACTCACGCCGGCCAAGCGTGGGATGGCCGGGGCGATTTCCCGCGCCGAGGAGATCGTGACCCGGACCAAGGGCGCCTGGATGCCCCGGCAATTCGACAACGACGCCAACCCCGCCATCCATGCCCGCACCACGGCCGAGGAAATCTGGCGGGACACGGCGGGTGAGGTGGATGTGGTGATGGGCGGCATCGGCACGGGCGGGACGCTGACCGGAATCGCCCGGGCGCTGAAGCCGCGCAAGCCCGGCCTGCGCGTCATCGGCATCGAGCCGGCGGAAAGCGCCGTGCTGAATGGCGATGAGCCGGGGCCGCACCGGATCCAGGGCATCGGCGCCGGGTTCTGTCCCGGCGTGCTGGACCTCGCCGGACTCGATGGCGTGGAACGCGTGGCCGAGCGCGAGGCCTTCGCCGCGGCGCGTCAGGTGGCGCGGCTGGATGGCGTGCCGGTGGGCATTTCCTCGGGTGCGGTGCTGCACGCGATGATCCGGCTGGCGCGGCAGCCGGGGATGGAGGGCAAGCTGATCCTGGGCATCGCGGCCTCGTTCGCCGAGCGCTACCTCTCGACCGAGCTGTTCGAGGGCCTTTAG
- a CDS encoding Rrf2 family transcriptional regulator gives MLLRQDRGLLALDIALDIAFHAGRGGEVTGAAEIAERLGAARRGIEPLLQSLVRAGLLDSLRGPRGGYRMARAPREVPLTDIIAAVTEDEPVAEPPGKLASLVTAPLWQELETATAKRLGALTLEDLLKRAAAAGLRRPVTEPLHFVI, from the coding sequence ATGCTTCTGCGCCAGGATCGCGGCCTGCTCGCGCTGGACATCGCGCTCGACATCGCCTTCCACGCCGGGCGTGGCGGCGAGGTGACGGGTGCGGCCGAGATCGCCGAGCGCCTGGGTGCCGCGCGGCGCGGAATCGAGCCGCTGCTGCAATCCCTGGTGCGCGCGGGGCTGCTCGATTCGCTGCGTGGCCCGCGCGGCGGCTACCGGATGGCGCGCGCCCCGCGCGAAGTGCCCCTGACCGACATCATCGCCGCCGTGACGGAGGATGAACCCGTGGCCGAGCCGCCCGGCAAGCTGGCCAGCCTGGTCACAGCCCCCCTCTGGCAGGAGTTGGAGACCGCGACGGCCAAGCGCCTCGGCGCGCTGACGCTGGAGGATCTGCTGAAGCGAGCGGCGGCGGCGGGGCTGCGGCGGCCGGTGACCGAGCCCCTGCATTTCGTGATCTGA
- a CDS encoding RecX family transcriptional regulator: MSKITEPALRDAALAHLARFATTEAGLRRVLGNRIRRWARAAAEEGQDPDAIAAATTTALTQAAAIAARLVQAGAVDDAVFAQARARRLRGSGRSARAMLAHLSAKGVARETARAALDHEDMPGEFTAALILCRKRRFGPFAAAAPEPPLRQKWLASLARAGFSGEVARRALATSRAEAEALLAEAR, encoded by the coding sequence ATGAGCAAGATCACCGAACCCGCCCTGCGCGACGCTGCCCTGGCCCACCTCGCCCGCTTCGCGACCACCGAGGCCGGGCTGCGCCGCGTGCTCGGCAACCGCATCCGCCGCTGGGCCCGCGCCGCCGCTGAGGAGGGCCAGGACCCCGACGCCATCGCTGCCGCCACCACCACCGCGCTCACCCAGGCCGCAGCCATCGCGGCGCGGCTGGTGCAGGCGGGTGCCGTGGATGACGCGGTCTTCGCCCAGGCCCGCGCGCGGCGGCTGCGTGGTTCCGGCCGTTCGGCCCGGGCCATGCTGGCGCATCTCTCGGCCAAGGGCGTGGCGCGCGAGACCGCCCGCGCGGCCCTCGACCATGAGGATATGCCGGGCGAATTCACCGCCGCCCTGATTCTCTGCCGCAAGCGCCGCTTCGGCCCCTTCGCCGCCGCCGCGCCCGAGCCGCCGCTGCGGCAGAAATGGCTGGCCAGCCTGGCCCGCGCCGGCTTCAGCGGTGAGGTGGCCCGCCGCGCCCTGGCCACATCCCGCGCCGAGGCCGAGGCCCTGCTGGCGGAAGCCCGGTGA
- a CDS encoding AzlC family ABC transporter permease, giving the protein MSGSRIVFTRQGFWRGVRISLPMVPAMAPFGLIVGVLADSRGLSWLETVLMSALVFAGTSQLVALELWTDPAPILGATLAAFVINLRLAPMGAALAPWLDRLRGVRLWGTLATLVDNSFAVSIADQRAGGRDAALLLGVGLTFWVFWMAVTGLGHAFSGLIALPPGHPIFFASVATLIALMAPLWRGKSEILPWAMAAVAAVTASHVLGLGQPWPVLAGAILGAGAGAWRDQVR; this is encoded by the coding sequence GTGAGCGGCTCGCGCATCGTCTTCACCCGCCAGGGCTTCTGGCGCGGCGTGCGCATTTCGCTGCCGATGGTGCCGGCCATGGCGCCGTTCGGGCTGATCGTCGGCGTCCTGGCCGATTCGCGCGGACTCTCCTGGCTGGAGACGGTGTTGATGTCGGCCCTCGTCTTTGCCGGAACCAGCCAATTGGTCGCGCTGGAACTCTGGACAGATCCGGCGCCGATCCTGGGCGCCACCCTGGCCGCTTTCGTCATCAATCTGCGCCTGGCGCCCATGGGGGCGGCACTGGCCCCCTGGCTGGATCGGCTGCGCGGGGTGCGGCTCTGGGGCACGCTGGCCACGCTGGTGGATAACAGCTTCGCCGTCTCGATCGCCGATCAGCGGGCCGGCGGGCGGGATGCGGCGCTGCTGCTGGGCGTGGGGCTGACCTTCTGGGTGTTCTGGATGGCCGTCACGGGCCTGGGCCACGCGTTTTCCGGCCTGATCGCCCTGCCGCCGGGACACCCGATCTTCTTCGCCAGCGTGGCCACGCTGATCGCGCTGATGGCGCCGCTCTGGCGCGGCAAGTCGGAGATTCTCCCCTGGGCCATGGCAGCCGTCGCGGCGGTCACGGCTTCGCATGTGCTCGGGTTGGGGCAGCCCTGGCCGGTGCTGGCGGGGGCCATCCTGGGCGCCGGGGCGGGGGCATGGCGGGATCAGGTGAGGTAA
- the mltG gene encoding endolytic transglycosylase MltG, with protein sequence MRRLMKLAGVALLALTLLGTGAGWAGWNLLHHDGPLAEPRAVVIPRGGTEAIASTLREAGVVADARIFALAAWWTRAEGPLRAGEFPFPAQASLRAVLSILREGRMVQRRFTIAEGLTARQITALLERVEGLVGDVPPLAEGAALPETYAYSWGDARAAVARRAMAAMDAALAEAWAARAPNLPLANPREALILASIIERETGVAGERALVGGVFVNRLRRGMMLQSDPTVAYVPGQGLPLDRPLTRADLDQAHPFNTYRIRGLPPAPIASPGREALRAATRPAETEFLYFVADGTGGHAFARTLEEHNRNVARWRALR encoded by the coding sequence ATGCGGCGCTTGATGAAGCTGGCGGGCGTGGCGCTCCTGGCGCTCACGCTGCTCGGCACCGGCGCGGGCTGGGCCGGCTGGAACCTGCTGCACCATGACGGCCCCCTGGCCGAACCGCGCGCCGTCGTCATTCCACGCGGCGGCACGGAGGCCATCGCCAGCACGCTGCGCGAGGCCGGTGTGGTCGCGGATGCGCGCATCTTCGCCCTGGCCGCCTGGTGGACCCGGGCTGAGGGCCCGCTGCGGGCCGGCGAATTTCCCTTCCCCGCCCAAGCCTCCCTCCGCGCGGTGCTGAGCATCCTGCGCGAAGGGCGGATGGTGCAGCGGCGCTTCACCATCGCCGAGGGCCTGACGGCGCGGCAGATCACGGCCCTGCTGGAACGCGTCGAGGGGCTGGTGGGCGATGTGCCGCCCCTTGCCGAGGGTGCTGCCCTGCCCGAGACCTATGCCTATTCCTGGGGCGATGCGCGGGCGGCCGTGGCGCGCCGGGCCATGGCCGCGATGGATGCCGCCCTGGCCGAGGCCTGGGCCGCCCGCGCGCCCAACCTGCCGTTGGCGAACCCGCGCGAGGCGCTGATCCTTGCTTCCATCATCGAGCGCGAGACCGGTGTGGCCGGCGAGCGCGCGCTGGTGGGCGGCGTCTTCGTGAACCGGTTGCGGCGCGGGATGATGCTGCAATCCGATCCCACCGTGGCCTATGTGCCCGGCCAGGGGCTGCCGCTGGACCGTCCCTTGACGCGGGCCGATCTGGACCAGGCGCATCCCTTCAACACCTACCGCATCCGCGGCTTGCCGCCGGCCCCCATCGCCTCACCCGGGCGGGAGGCGCTGCGCGCCGCGACGCGCCCGGCGGAGACGGAGTTTCTCTATTTCGTGGCCGACGGCACGGGCGGACACGCCTTCGCGCGGACGCTGGAGGAGCACAACCGCAACGTGGCGCGCTGGCGCGCACTCCGTTAA
- the fabF gene encoding beta-ketoacyl-ACP synthase II: MFAQGFAPRRVVVTGMGIASPLGLGVEHVWRRLINGESGISNIQAFDVKDLPARIAGQVPAGMKADSGLDLSEWIPVKDQKKMDRFIQLALVAAVEAIEASGWMPEDEPSRCATGVMIGSGIGGLETIQEAALLVASGRTKRLSPFFIPSSLVNLASGHVSIRYGFKGPNHSAVTACATGVHAIGDAARLIALGDADVMVAGGTEAAICELGIGGFCAARALSTKFNDTPTAASRPWDADRDGFVMGEGAGVLVLEEYEHAKARGATIHAEVIGYGMSGDAYHITSPAEDGDGGFRAMKAALRDAGLAPADVHYVNAHGTSTPLGDDIELSAVERMFGDDAKSLAMSSTKSATGHLLGAAGAVEAIFSILAVRDDVAPPTLNLENPSRPSPIDRVAKVAQQRRIDVALSNSFGFGGTNASVVFRGAP; encoded by the coding sequence GTGTTCGCGCAGGGCTTCGCACCGCGCCGCGTCGTCGTCACCGGCATGGGAATCGCAAGCCCGCTTGGGCTTGGGGTGGAACATGTCTGGCGGCGGCTGATCAACGGCGAGAGCGGCATCTCCAACATCCAGGCCTTCGACGTGAAGGACCTTCCGGCCCGGATCGCGGGGCAGGTGCCGGCCGGCATGAAGGCCGATTCGGGGCTCGACCTCAGCGAGTGGATCCCGGTCAAGGACCAGAAGAAGATGGACCGCTTCATCCAGCTCGCCCTCGTGGCGGCGGTCGAAGCGATCGAGGCTTCGGGCTGGATGCCGGAGGATGAGCCGAGCCGTTGTGCCACGGGCGTGATGATCGGCTCGGGCATTGGCGGCCTGGAGACGATCCAGGAGGCGGCGCTGCTGGTGGCCTCGGGCCGCACCAAGCGGCTTTCGCCCTTCTTCATCCCGTCCTCGCTGGTGAACCTGGCGTCGGGGCATGTCTCCATCCGTTATGGCTTCAAGGGCCCCAACCATTCCGCCGTCACGGCCTGTGCCACCGGCGTGCACGCCATCGGTGACGCAGCGCGGCTGATCGCCCTGGGCGATGCCGATGTGATGGTGGCCGGCGGGACCGAGGCCGCGATCTGCGAGCTGGGCATTGGCGGCTTCTGCGCCGCACGCGCCCTCTCGACCAAGTTCAACGACACGCCCACCGCCGCCTCCCGCCCCTGGGATGCGGATCGCGATGGCTTCGTAATGGGCGAGGGCGCCGGCGTCCTCGTGCTCGAAGAATACGAGCATGCGAAGGCCCGGGGTGCGACCATCCATGCCGAGGTGATCGGCTATGGCATGAGCGGCGATGCCTATCACATCACCTCGCCGGCCGAGGATGGCGATGGCGGTTTCCGTGCCATGAAGGCGGCGCTGCGCGATGCCGGCCTGGCGCCCGCCGATGTGCATTATGTGAACGCGCATGGCACGAGCACGCCGCTCGGCGATGATATCGAGCTTTCGGCCGTCGAGCGCATGTTCGGCGATGACGCGAAGTCCCTCGCCATGTCGTCCACCAAATCCGCCACCGGCCATCTGCTGGGTGCTGCGGGCGCGGTGGAGGCGATCTTCTCCATCCTCGCCGTGCGCGATGATGTGGCGCCGCCGACGCTGAACCTGGAAAACCCCTCCCGCCCGAGCCCGATTGATCGCGTGGCCAAGGTGGCGCAGCAGCGCCGGATTGACGTGGCGCTGTCCAACAGCTTCGGGTTCGGCGGCACCAATGCCTCCGTGGTGTTCCGCGGCGCGCCTTAG
- a CDS encoding acyl carrier protein, which yields MSETADKVKKIVVEHLGVEEAKVTAEASFIDDLGADSLDTVELVMAFEEAFGVEIPDDAAEKIQTVKDAIEFIEKQQAAA from the coding sequence ATGAGCGAGACCGCGGACAAGGTTAAGAAGATCGTTGTCGAGCACCTGGGCGTCGAGGAAGCCAAGGTGACGGCCGAGGCTTCGTTCATCGACGATCTGGGCGCCGACAGCCTCGACACGGTCGAGCTGGTCATGGCCTTCGAGGAAGCCTTCGGCGTGGAAATCCCCGATGACGCGGCCGAGAAGATCCAGACCGTGAAGGACGCCATCGAGTTCATCGAGAAGCAGCAGGCCGCGGCCTGA